The following are encoded together in the Methanosarcina flavescens genome:
- a CDS encoding hydantoinase/oxoprolinase family protein: protein MYPDFLSTLKKRWIPDRLKLDEHIQAAKFFVRTEQRPVNLSREEGELLALIGKEPLSLKDIYWDRNILPSKRVMGSLIQKRLVQVIGFTPTDALHVLGEYTEYNIEASEIGATLLANFIGIDRHEFCLKVKQLFARNMAGDLIAFLMKGVDRTEIRKMLEGNFFCRFKVDIPVVLLGGPSRAYVNELRKLIDAEILVPEHSDVGNAVGALAGKRTKRVEITVRTLYSESKYDLKTKGIFVYTPAGRRHFVMRNEAMDFAEEFGKKLIFDYMAESGFLPDQVTVSVEKRDIKIHASEIPVETKFIFEGIANYNVYEKALSGQDKSDKGFRELTESNFPLDCTSNLKC from the coding sequence ATGTATCCCGATTTCCTGAGCACTCTGAAAAAACGCTGGATTCCGGACAGACTCAAACTGGATGAACATATCCAGGCAGCAAAATTCTTTGTCCGAACAGAGCAGAGGCCTGTTAATTTAAGCCGGGAGGAAGGAGAACTTCTCGCTCTTATAGGAAAGGAACCGCTTTCCCTCAAAGATATTTATTGGGACCGAAACATCCTTCCTTCAAAGAGAGTAATGGGTTCTCTCATCCAGAAGCGCCTTGTTCAGGTAATCGGTTTTACACCCACGGATGCCCTGCATGTACTTGGAGAGTATACAGAATATAATATTGAAGCCTCTGAAATTGGAGCTACATTACTTGCAAACTTCATAGGGATCGACAGGCACGAGTTTTGTTTGAAAGTGAAGCAGCTCTTTGCCAGGAACATGGCAGGAGACCTAATTGCTTTTCTGATGAAAGGCGTGGATAGGACTGAGATTAGGAAAATGCTTGAAGGTAATTTCTTCTGTCGTTTTAAAGTGGATATTCCTGTTGTCCTTCTGGGGGGCCCGTCTAGAGCTTATGTGAACGAACTGAGAAAGCTAATAGATGCCGAAATTCTTGTTCCTGAGCATTCAGATGTTGGAAATGCGGTCGGAGCTCTTGCAGGAAAAAGGACAAAACGTGTCGAGATAACCGTGCGCACGCTTTACAGTGAGTCTAAGTACGACCTTAAGACAAAAGGTATTTTTGTGTATACCCCTGCAGGAAGGAGGCATTTCGTGATGAGGAATGAAGCCATGGATTTCGCTGAAGAATTTGGAAAAAAGCTGATTTTTGATTACATGGCTGAGTCTGGATTTTTACCTGACCAGGTTACAGTTAGTGTAGAAAAGAGAGATATAAAAATCCATGCAAGTGAAATTCCAGTGGAAACGAAATTTATTTTTGAAGGAATTGCGAATTACAATGTCTACGAAAAAGCTCTATCTGGACAGGATAAATCCGATAAGGGCTTCAGAGAACTAACTGAATCAAATTTCCCTCTGGACTGCACCTCTAATTTGAAGTGTTAG
- a CDS encoding hydantoinase/oxoprolinase family protein, with protein MRVKTLIQELTGLPVVCGHELAQSLGAYERGVTAYLNAQLLPVAEGFLKTVVSEIESRGLNPRIAMLRCDGSVVSMHEALKKPIESVFSGPAASLLGASYLSGQETCTVIDVGGTSTDVSLIQKGLPHLSETGEVVGGWQTKVRAFRMETSATGGDSHIWVQGGNINIGPDGLFLSAGQQLCIPIS; from the coding sequence CTGCGCGTAAAAACCCTGATCCAGGAACTTACAGGGCTGCCTGTTGTCTGTGGGCATGAGCTAGCCCAATCTCTTGGAGCTTACGAAAGAGGAGTAACTGCCTACCTGAATGCTCAACTCCTGCCTGTAGCAGAGGGTTTCTTAAAGACGGTAGTAAGTGAGATCGAAAGCAGAGGGCTCAACCCGAGAATAGCCATGCTCCGCTGTGACGGCTCGGTGGTAAGTATGCATGAAGCTCTGAAAAAGCCCATAGAATCGGTTTTCTCGGGCCCGGCAGCAAGTCTTCTTGGAGCTTCCTATCTGTCAGGGCAGGAGACCTGCACTGTAATTGACGTCGGCGGGACAAGTACCGATGTATCACTGATACAGAAAGGGCTTCCTCACCTTAGCGAAACCGGAGAGGTTGTCGGCGGTTGGCAGACAAAAGTCCGGGCGTTTCGCATGGAGACTTCGGCTACGGGCGGGGACAGCCACATCTGGGTGCAGGGCGGCAATATAAATATAGGCCCAGACGGGTTATTCCTCTCTGCAGGGCAGCAGTTATGTATCCCGATTTCCTGA
- a CDS encoding hydantoinase/oxoprolinase family protein — translation MQYSMGIDAGGTYTDSIIIRDSDGKVMDSSKAPTTYPDLLAGIRNSIDGLDERYLKDVKMVSVSTTLATNTILEKNGYPVGLILVGDYEVPEKMNIEFHTIVKGGHDHHGAELTSLDLEAVEAFVRKVKDKVSAFAVSSYFSVRNPAHELAVKALIKELTGMPVVCGHELSLDLGAYERGITAYLNAQLIPVANQFIRSIREEISRRGMDSRLLMLKCDGSVVGINEALEKPIESIFSGPAASLVGASHLSGLGTCAVIDVGGTSTDVSMLENGLPELCADGAVVGGWQTKVKAIRMETSAMGGDSHIWVRNMKINIGPRRVIPLCVAAVKYPGFLETLKKGRIPGTMRLEENVQPTKFFVRTGVEPSDLGKLEKELFDRIGDFPASLNDIFWETQKTLSPGLLDSLLRKRLIQAIGFTPTDALHVLGEYTAWDREASKVGAKLLERYTQTDHIDLCKQIKKDVARNMALNLVSFILKDVPPKEIEKILLSDKFTQFKMKIPVVLIGGPVVAYIKELKQILDAEIIVPEHAKVGNAVGAVVGKGIKRLEILIKSIYSKDKKRMVLLFSPLGRETFGSYPEALEYADTLGRRLVMEYMTESGLDKGQVQIEVSKKDISLSETGAIPVETKLVFVGVGMPNV, via the coding sequence ATGCAATACAGCATGGGCATTGACGCAGGAGGCACCTACACAGATTCGATCATTATTCGGGATTCCGATGGCAAAGTGATGGATTCGAGCAAGGCGCCTACCACCTATCCAGACCTGCTTGCAGGAATAAGGAACTCCATAGATGGGCTGGATGAAAGATATCTAAAAGATGTAAAAATGGTTTCAGTCTCAACCACGCTTGCAACGAACACAATCCTTGAGAAAAATGGCTATCCTGTAGGCTTGATTCTTGTAGGAGACTACGAAGTTCCGGAAAAAATGAATATCGAGTTCCATACTATTGTAAAAGGAGGTCACGACCACCACGGAGCCGAACTTACTTCTCTTGACCTGGAAGCTGTGGAAGCCTTTGTCCGTAAGGTTAAGGACAAAGTCTCGGCTTTTGCAGTCTCTTCATACTTCAGTGTTCGAAACCCTGCCCATGAACTGGCAGTCAAAGCCCTCATTAAGGAGCTTACCGGAATGCCTGTGGTCTGCGGGCACGAACTCTCTCTTGACCTTGGAGCCTATGAGAGAGGGATTACAGCCTACCTGAATGCTCAGCTTATTCCTGTTGCAAATCAGTTCATCCGTTCAATCAGGGAAGAAATTTCCAGGCGGGGAATGGATTCGAGGCTGCTCATGCTCAAATGCGATGGTTCGGTCGTGGGCATTAACGAAGCTCTGGAAAAACCAATCGAGTCCATCTTTTCGGGTCCTGCAGCAAGCCTTGTAGGAGCCTCTCACCTTTCAGGGCTTGGCACCTGTGCGGTTATTGATGTAGGCGGGACAAGTACGGATGTTTCCATGCTCGAAAACGGGCTTCCTGAACTCTGTGCCGACGGGGCTGTAGTCGGAGGCTGGCAGACAAAGGTTAAAGCTATCAGGATGGAAACTTCGGCAATGGGAGGAGACAGCCATATCTGGGTCCGAAATATGAAAATAAACATCGGTCCAAGACGAGTTATTCCACTCTGCGTTGCAGCTGTCAAATATCCGGGTTTTCTCGAAACCCTGAAAAAAGGAAGAATCCCTGGAACTATGCGCCTTGAGGAAAATGTGCAGCCCACCAAGTTTTTTGTAAGGACAGGGGTCGAACCTTCCGACCTTGGAAAGCTTGAAAAGGAACTCTTTGACAGGATAGGGGATTTCCCGGCATCTCTTAACGATATCTTCTGGGAGACCCAGAAAACGCTTTCACCGGGCCTGCTTGATTCGCTCTTAAGGAAGCGACTTATCCAGGCAATAGGTTTTACCCCAACTGACGCACTTCACGTACTCGGGGAGTACACAGCCTGGGATAGAGAAGCCTCAAAGGTGGGAGCAAAACTTCTGGAACGCTATACTCAGACCGACCATATCGATCTCTGCAAACAGATAAAAAAAGATGTTGCGCGGAACATGGCTCTAAACCTAGTATCTTTTATTCTCAAGGATGTGCCTCCGAAGGAAATCGAGAAAATCCTCCTTTCCGACAAATTTACGCAGTTCAAGATGAAAATTCCTGTAGTGCTCATTGGAGGCCCAGTAGTCGCATACATAAAAGAATTGAAGCAGATTCTTGATGCTGAGATTATAGTCCCTGAACATGCCAAGGTAGGAAATGCAGTCGGAGCTGTTGTGGGCAAGGGTATAAAAAGGCTTGAAATCTTGATCAAAAGCATATATTCAAAAGACAAGAAGAGAATGGTTCTTTTATTCTCCCCACTGGGAAGGGAGACCTTCGGAAGTTATCCCGAGGCTCTGGAATATGCTGACACTCTTGGAAGAAGACTTGTCATGGAATATATGACCGAATCAGGTCTCGATAAAGGGCAGGTTCAGATAGAAGTCAGCAAAAAAGATATCTCTTTGAGTGAAACCGGAGCAATACCTGTAGAGACAAAGCTTGTTTTTGTAGGTGTCGGGATGCCAAATGTCTGA
- a CDS encoding AN1-type zinc finger domain-containing protein, with protein sequence MCENCGCQTDFRTSYTCSRCGESFCIDCRLPEYHNCTESIPRKWSNYVQNVKKLSI encoded by the coding sequence ATGTGCGAGAATTGTGGATGTCAAACTGACTTTAGAACTTCATATACTTGTAGCCGGTGTGGAGAAAGCTTTTGTATCGATTGCCGTTTACCCGAATATCATAACTGTACAGAGTCGATTCCTAGAAAATGGAGCAATTATGTACAAAATGTTAAAAAGTTAAGTATTTAA
- a CDS encoding type II toxin-antitoxin system RelE family toxin, with the protein MTYRVALHPSVRRNLKNLYRLDRQSYDYVKHRLSLLAYRPEMGIPLEAEFQGKWRIHIGPFVLVYTFDKATNILTLLVLEHYTRAYNMYTAYA; encoded by the coding sequence ATGACATACAGAGTAGCCCTTCACCCCTCGGTCCGCAGAAACCTTAAAAACCTGTATCGACTTGACAGGCAAAGTTACGATTACGTAAAACACCGCCTCAGCCTTCTGGCTTACAGACCGGAGATGGGCATCCCTCTTGAAGCCGAATTTCAGGGAAAATGGAGAATTCATATCGGTCCCTTTGTGCTTGTCTATACTTTCGATAAAGCCACGAACATCCTTACCTTGCTTGTTCTCGAACATTATACACGGGCATACAATATGTATACCGCTTATGCGTGA
- a CDS encoding M48 family metallopeptidase, with product MRKNDRINACGRTISYEIVYSKKRKRAAILVRPDLGIEFRAPQGLSADIIRGMVERKAQWIVKKLEFFEANRLPDQSKQYSEGESYLYLGKEYPLKIVFTDSIKKPLAILKDSELRVEIPGNTSEDQISFLVKETIWSFYSERAREEIEKLLRIYSKKLGVVTPVFKVKHQKRRWGSCSADNVLRINFQLIMAPPDQLEYVVVHELCHVKEKNHSERFWKLVRELMPDYQEHRNNLKKDGWKYVL from the coding sequence ATGAGAAAAAACGACAGAATCAATGCCTGTGGCCGGACTATAAGTTATGAGATTGTTTATAGTAAAAAGAGAAAGAGAGCAGCTATTTTAGTCCGTCCCGACCTGGGAATTGAATTCCGGGCGCCTCAGGGTTTGAGTGCGGATATTATCAGGGGAATGGTCGAAAGAAAAGCGCAGTGGATTGTTAAAAAACTTGAATTTTTCGAGGCAAACAGGCTGCCTGATCAGAGTAAGCAGTATTCCGAAGGTGAAAGCTATCTTTATCTCGGCAAGGAATACCCTCTAAAAATCGTATTCACGGATAGTATTAAAAAACCCCTGGCTATTCTTAAGGATTCTGAGCTTAGGGTTGAGATTCCGGGGAATACTTCTGAAGATCAAATCTCGTTCCTGGTGAAAGAAACGATCTGGAGTTTTTATAGTGAACGTGCCAGAGAGGAAATTGAGAAGCTTCTGAGGATTTATTCGAAAAAACTCGGGGTAGTTACTCCGGTTTTTAAGGTGAAGCATCAGAAACGGCGCTGGGGAAGTTGTTCCGCAGACAATGTCCTGAGGATAAATTTCCAGCTTATCATGGCTCCGCCCGATCAGCTTGAGTATGTGGTAGTACATGAACTCTGCCACGTAAAAGAGAAAAATCATTCTGAGCGGTTCTGGAAGCTGGTCAGGGAACTGATGCCTGATTATCAGGAACACAGGAACAACCTGAAAAAAGACGGCTGGAAATACGTGCTTTGA
- a CDS encoding HepT-like ribonuclease domain-containing protein, which translates to MRAEERDREDSLIDILDSIEKIESFIEGFEFEDFSADDKTIYAVILALEIIGEAMKDLPDSLKLKHPEVPWREISGLRDKMVYGDFGLDLEAIWNIAVEYVSSLKPLIVRILNER; encoded by the coding sequence ATGCGAGCCGAAGAAAGAGACCGGGAAGATTCTTTGATTGACATTCTTGATTCAATTGAAAAAATCGAGAGTTTCATTGAGGGATTTGAATTTGAGGATTTTTCTGCAGATGATAAAACCATATACGCTGTGATTCTGGCTCTCGAAATTATTGGAGAGGCTATGAAAGATTTGCCGGATTCCTTGAAACTGAAACATCCTGAGGTTCCGTGGAGAGAAATATCCGGGCTGCGCGACAAAATGGTCTACGGCGATTTTGGTCTTGATCTTGAGGCTATCTGGAACATAGCAGTGGAATACGTTTCATCCTTAAAGCCATTGATTGTAAGAATTTTGAACGAAAGGTAA
- a CDS encoding helix-turn-helix transcriptional regulator — protein sequence MGVSALPVSGVPFLADSNVTATIHGATYAWDTLEPLNDTVININSNPPQSIVAKNGTYSFELGSGDYIITARYYRNGTVIYSKQATLKIEDEGNYVFDLLLYPVSENPVTGTVEDKSGYDNDVSPIEEAKTDSSTDSFTLSYLPVTLMFLFLLGGGYKLSRKLNEIKGRRSQAGKSSTKGFLAKIFDKSPGFGVKLESGSTGEVASIKGSVIEPVGDSRVVPLIETAGNSEIETAALRKLPLSEDQLEILDVIRSRRGKISQKDLRRRLEYSEVKVSLLLSELEKRGLIKKLKHGRENIVVLTDEGRR from the coding sequence TTGGGGGTATCTGCTTTACCTGTTTCAGGGGTACCCTTCCTAGCAGATAGCAACGTCACTGCAACCATTCACGGAGCAACGTATGCATGGGATACCCTTGAGCCCCTGAACGATACTGTTATTAATATAAATTCCAATCCTCCTCAATCCATAGTAGCAAAAAATGGCACATATTCCTTTGAACTGGGGTCTGGGGACTATATTATTACAGCCAGGTATTACCGGAACGGGACTGTGATCTACTCAAAACAAGCAACTTTAAAAATTGAAGATGAAGGCAACTATGTCTTTGATCTCCTGCTTTATCCAGTGTCCGAAAATCCGGTAACAGGAACAGTTGAAGATAAAAGTGGTTATGACAATGATGTGAGCCCCATCGAAGAAGCCAAGACGGACTCTTCTACTGATTCTTTTACTTTAAGTTACCTGCCAGTAACCCTTATGTTTCTTTTTCTGCTCGGCGGGGGCTATAAACTTTCTAGAAAGCTAAATGAGATTAAAGGACGCAGGTCTCAGGCAGGAAAATCCAGTACAAAAGGATTTCTGGCAAAAATTTTTGATAAAAGTCCTGGTTTTGGGGTAAAGCTGGAGTCCGGAAGTACAGGAGAGGTAGCTTCCATAAAAGGGTCTGTAATAGAGCCGGTAGGCGACTCAAGGGTAGTGCCATTAATAGAAACTGCAGGTAACTCCGAAATTGAGACTGCTGCTTTGAGAAAACTTCCTCTCTCAGAAGATCAGCTTGAGATCCTGGATGTAATTCGTAGTCGCAGAGGCAAGATTTCCCAGAAAGACCTTCGTCGCAGGCTGGAGTACTCCGAAGTAAAAGTCAGCCTCCTGCTTTCAGAACTGGAAAAGAGAGGACTGATTAAGAAGCTCAAGCATGGTCGTGAGAATATTGTGGTTTTGACGGATGAGGGACGCAGATAG
- a CDS encoding DUF5996 family protein, with protein MVSTSFTRDIQFPPLPLEEWEDTKNTLHLFLQIVGKVKLGLFPKMNHWWHVPFYVSVRGLTTGPIPYEDMIFEIQFNFRDEEHILRIETSEGDSRVVPLKGLSVAGFYDRVFSSLGDLGIVAGIRPMPYDIPEVSTEPFLSDFQHASYDEEYVNRFWRILVQVSSVFQIFRGWFTGKCSPVHFFWHHADLALTLYSGRSVPMREGANPVEREIFSNEMISFGFWAGDKNIREPAFYAYMYPQPAGFMNEPLSPKEAFWSHQSGLALLRYEDARNAADSPEKVILDFLESVYQAGAKRANWDIETFRLPSSEKQLKEQAQKQRKGHADILEKLERPEA; from the coding sequence AAGTACTAGCTTTACGCGGGATATTCAGTTTCCGCCTTTGCCGCTTGAAGAATGGGAAGATACGAAGAATACGCTGCATCTGTTTTTGCAGATCGTGGGGAAGGTCAAGCTTGGGTTGTTTCCGAAGATGAACCACTGGTGGCATGTCCCGTTTTATGTTTCTGTACGCGGGCTCACGACAGGGCCGATTCCTTACGAGGACATGATTTTCGAAATTCAATTTAATTTCCGGGACGAAGAGCACATTTTAAGGATTGAGACCAGTGAAGGCGACTCAAGGGTAGTGCCATTAAAGGGACTGTCGGTTGCCGGATTTTATGACAGGGTTTTTTCAAGCCTGGGAGATCTTGGGATCGTGGCGGGCATCAGACCAATGCCGTATGATATACCTGAAGTGAGTACCGAGCCTTTTCTGTCCGATTTCCAGCATGCATCCTATGACGAAGAATATGTGAACCGGTTCTGGAGAATCCTTGTGCAGGTCTCTTCTGTTTTTCAGATTTTCAGAGGCTGGTTTACAGGAAAATGTTCGCCTGTGCACTTTTTCTGGCACCATGCCGACCTTGCCCTTACTCTGTATTCAGGCAGGTCTGTACCTATGAGGGAAGGGGCAAACCCTGTCGAGCGTGAGATTTTCTCAAATGAGATGATAAGCTTCGGTTTCTGGGCAGGAGATAAGAACATAAGGGAGCCGGCTTTTTATGCATACATGTACCCGCAGCCAGCCGGGTTTATGAATGAGCCGTTAAGCCCGAAAGAAGCTTTCTGGAGCCATCAGTCAGGGCTTGCACTTCTAAGGTATGAAGATGCCCGAAACGCAGCAGACTCCCCGGAAAAAGTGATTCTAGACTTTCTTGAGAGCGTGTATCAGGCGGGAGCAAAAAGAGCAAACTGGGACATTGAAACTTTCAGGCTTCCTTCATCCGAAAAACAACTCAAGGAGCAGGCTCAAAAACAGCGTAAAGGGCATGCGGATATACTGGAAAAGCTGGAAAGGCCTGAGGCCTAA